A genome region from Manis pentadactyla isolate mManPen7 chromosome 5, mManPen7.hap1, whole genome shotgun sequence includes the following:
- the CCDC96 gene encoding coiled-coil domain-containing protein 96, with product MDPYSEHTEDPEGEHREAQSLASRASGTKASSGPQSPAEPAEPEPKAVETSEAGAAADEFAEPREGQAAAEDESEERPGKTKRPAEADPGEPAEAGPEQPALPGSEGGPEKQEEDQGEEAEAAEGRRKETPPQGSAPPSTPSQEEAAPVREVEGEGKGVHRSRAESGEELTRPGERLEGEGHERTEEERKLEERKLQEQQLRHELLGQYRSLTVERSRYLRYNIHLQHKIFEALRKKKGLDAAEVPDKGTEPEAPEKERAYLRRLAALEGLRKQQADDLGWYHRELGLLKQQCKEKLSRVETEWRGFQALKKQVAMQAMGSCWVRGGRQAALREVEQMQALEDKKEKAMSAVRLENVQLRQSLAHLETRMRAQGDLTEGLPLIDFEQLKIENQTFNEKVEERNEELLKLRNKVTNNVQIITHVKEKLNFVDLENTCKKSQLLEIEAQVALGRDILTKTKQTRDSLRIDNIKLNQKCGLLGKESLLQDMEEKVDKTNLLNRRLESLKRHHAGLSLSCRGVKQKVREAKAFLPS from the coding sequence ATGGACCCATACTCCGAGCACACTGAGGACCCTGAGGGGGAACACCGAGAGGCGCAGAGCCTGGCCTCGCGGGCATCGGGGACCAAGGCCAGCTCTGGCCCCCAGTCCCCGGCCGAACCCGCGGAACCGGAGCCGAAGGCCGTCGAGACTTCGGAGGCAGGCGCAGCTGCGGACGAGTTCGCCGAGCCCCGAGAAGGGCAGGCGGCCGCAGAGGATGAGAGCGAGGAGAGGCCCGGAAAAACGAAGCGGCCGGCCGAGGCCGACCCAGGGGAGCCCGCCGAGGCCGGGCCTGAGCAGCCAGCCCTGCCGGGATCCGAAGGCGGGCCCGAGAAACAGGAGGAGGACCAGGGGGAAGAGGCCGAGGCGGCGGAGGGCAGGAGAAAGGAGACCCCGCCGCAGGGCTCTGCGCCTCCGTCCACGCCCAGCCAGGAGGAGGCTGCTCCGGTCCGGGAGGtcgagggggaggggaagggcgtGCACCGAAGCCGGGCAGAGAGCGGGGAGGAGCTGACGCGCCCGGGCGAGAGGTTGGAGGGTGAGGGTCACGAACGGACCGAGGAGGAGCGGAAGCTGGAGGAGCGGAAGCTGCAGGAGCAACAGCTGCGCCACGAGCTCCTGGGACAGTACCGCTCGCTGACGGTGGAGCGGAGCCGCTATCTGCGCTACAACATTCACCTGCAGCACAAGATTTTCGAGGCGCTGCGCAAGAAGAAGGGCCTCGATGCAGCCGAGGTGCCGGACAAGGGCACGGAGCCCGAGGCCCCGGAGAAAGAGCGAGCGTACCTACGCCGTCTGGCCGCGCTGGAGGGGCTGAGGAAGCAGCAGGCCGACGACCTGGGCTGGTATCACCGCGAGCTGGGCCTGCTGAAGCAGCAGTGCAAGGAGAAGCTCTCCAGGGTGGAGACGGAATGGCGAGGCTTCCAGGCACTCAAGAAGCAGGTGGCGATGCAGGCCATGGGCAGCTGTTGGGTGCGGGGTGGCCGCCAGGCTGCTCTGCGAGAGGTGGAGCAGATGCAGGCTTTGGAGGACAAGAAGGAGAAGGCGATGAGCGCGGTCAGACTGGAGAACGTGCAGCTGAGGCAGAGCCTGGCGCATCTTGAGACCAGGATGAGGGCTCAGGGGGACTTGACCGAGGGCCTGCCCCTCATTGACTTTGAACAGCTTAAGATTGAGAACCAGACCTTCAATGAGAAAGTGGAGGAGCGAAACGAGGAGCTTTTAAAGCTGCGCAACAAGGTGACCAACAATGTGCAAATAATAACCCATGTTAAAGAAAAGCTTAACTTTGTGGATttagaaaatacatgcaaaaagtCACAGCTtttggaaattgaggctcaggtgGCCCTAGGGAGGGACATCTTGACCAAGACTAAGCAGACTCGAGACAGCCTGCGGATTGACAACATCAAGCTGAATCAGAAGTGTGGGCTTCTGGGCAAGGAATCCCTCCTTCAAGACATGGAAGAGAAGGTAGACAAGACTAACTTGCTCAACCGGCGCTTAGAATCCCTGAAGCGCCACCACGCTGGGCTTTCTCTGTCCTGCAGAGGCGTGAAGCAGAAGGTCAGGGAAGCCAAAGCCTTTCTCCCCTCCTGA